CGCGCGGCGCGTCGAAGAGGACCAGGTAGAGCGTCCGGCCGTCCGCGGAGAGGGTGCTGGGACCGTAGTGGTGCCCGGCGGGCAGTCCGCGCCGGCTCCCGTACACCGCCTCGGAGTGCTTGCCGATCCACTCCCCCAGCCCCTCCAGGCGCTCGACCTGCGGCTGCGGGATGGTGCCGTCCTCCATCGGACCGACGTCGAGCAGCAGGTTGCCGCCCCCGCCGATGGTCTCCGTGAAGTAGCGGATGATCTGGGCGAGCGACTTGTGGTTGTGGTCGTGGTGCTGGTACCCCCACGAGTCGTTGATCGTCAGGCACAACTCCCAGGGACCGTCCGGCGGTTCGATGGGGGCGCCCTGCTCGGGGGTGGCGTAGTCGCCCTCGCTGAGCATGCGCGCGTTGAAGACGACGTCCGGCACGTGCGAGCGGATCAGCGCGGCGAGTTCGGGGATGCGCCACTGCTCCTCGCTGCGGTCCCACTCGCCGTCGAACCACATCAGGTCCGGCCGGTACCGGGAGGCCAGCTCGCGGATCTGACCGTCCCGGTAGGCGATGAACCGCTCCCAGGCGTCCAGGTCCTCGTCCTCGGCGGCGACCTCGGAGTACCGGTTGTCCTCCTGCTCCGGCGGACGGCCCGGCTTGCGCGTGGAGGCGTAGTCCGGGTGGTTCCAGTCGGAGTGGGAGTAGTAGAAGCCGACCTTCAGCCCCTTCTCCCGCAGGGCGTCCGTGTAGGGGCCGACGTAGTCCTTGCCGAGGTTGAGGTCGCCGAACTCCGTGTCCCACAGGGCGACTCCGTCGTGGTGCCGGGTCGTCAGCACCGCGTACTTCGCACCCGCGCGGGCGAACAGGTCGGCCCACTCGCGCGGGTCGTACTTGGCGCCGGTGAAGCGCTCCAGCTGGGACATGTACTGGTCGTGCGGGACGATGTCGTCGTAGAACGACCAGGACTCCTGGACGCCGTCGACGGCGTAGATGCCCCAGTGGATGAAGATCCCCAACTTGGCGTCGGTGAACCAGGGTTGCATGGCCATGCGTCAGCCCCTCCGCAACCGGAGCGTCAGCACCTGGAAGGGGCGCAGCGCGACCGGCACGCCGCCGTCCTCGACGGGGGCGTCCTCCAGCGGGCGCTCCAGCAGGTCGGTGATCCGGGCTCCGGCCAGCGGGAAGCCGGTGCGCAGCACGCCCGTCGCGCGGCCGCCGCCGGACTCGTAGAGCCGGACCACCACGTCGCCGGACTCGTCGTCGGCGAGCTTGACCGCCTCGACCGTGACGTTCTCGCCGTCGACCGAGACGACCGGCTCGGGGGCACCGGCCGCGTCCGCCACCCGCAGGGGCAGGTTGAGGGAGTAGCCCTCGGCGACGGTGTCCTCGATGCTCGCGCCGGGCAGCAGCGAGTAGGTGAAGCGGTGCTTGCCCTGGTCGGCCTCCGGGTCCGGGATGCGCGGGGCGCGGACCAGGCTGAGGCGGACCGTGGTGGTCGTACCGCCGTCCTCGCGGACCGTGCGGGAGACGTCGTGGCCGTAGGTGGAGTCGTTGAGGACCGCGACGCCGTAGCCCGGTTCGGCGACGTGCACCCAGCGGTGGCCGGAGACCTCGAAACGGGCCGACTCCCAGGTGGTGTTGGTGTGGGTGGGCCGCTGGACGTGGCCGAACTGGATCTCCGCGGAGGAGTGCGCGGCGCGCACGTCCACCGGGAAGGCCGCCTTGAGGATCTTCTCGGCCTCGTGCCAGTCGATCTCGGTCGCGAAGTCGATACGGGGGCTGTCGGCGCGCACGGAGATCGTCTGGGTGATCGTCGAGCCCTTGCCGAAGGAGCGGGTCACGCGGATCGCGCCCTCCAGCGGGTCCTCGGAGACGACCTCCACGGACGAGGCCTCCAGGAGGTCCGTGTACCGGTTCCGGTAGTGGCTGTCGATGTCCCAGGCGTCCCAGTAGTTCGGGAGGTCGGTGTGCAGGCGGAGCAGGTTGCCCGCGGAGGCGAGGACTTCGCGGCCCGCGCGCACGTCATAGACGGACTCGAGGGTGCCGTCCTCGGCGACCGACACCCGCACCAGGCCGTTGTCGAGCACCCGGCCCGACACCCGCACCGGCTGCGCGGGCTCCGCGTCGGCCAGCGGGGCGCTGCCGTTCGCGGGCACCTCGACGTACGCCGGCGCCTGATCGGCCGTACGCACCACCTCGGACCGGTCGAACGGGCTGGTGTTGAAGACCCGGGTGCTCCCGGCGCCGAGCGCGGCCACCGCCTCGGCGGTCAGCGCCTCCAGCTCCTCGGCCACACGGGCGTACTCGGCCTCGGCCTCGCGGTGCACCCAGGCGATCGAGGAGCCCGGCAGGATGTCGTGGAACTGGTGGAGGAGGACCGTCTTCCACAGGCGGTCGAGCTTCTCGTACGGGTAGGAGTAGCCCGGCGCGTGCAGCGCGGCCGTGGTCGCCCACAGCTCGGCCTCGCGCAGCTTGTGCTCGGAGCGCCGGTTGCCCTGCTTGGTGCGGGCCTGGGAGGTGTAGGTGGCGCGGTGCAGCTCCAGGTAGAGCTCGCCGACCCAGACGGGGGCGTCCGGGTACTCGGCGCGGGCCTGGGCGAAGAAGTCGTCCGGGTGCTCGACGACGACCTTGGGCGAGCCCTCGAGGTCGGCGAGGCGCCGGGCGCGTTCCATGATCTCGCGGGTGGGGCCGCCACCGCCGTCGCCCCAGCCGAACGGGGCGAGCGAGCGGGTGCCGCCGCCCTTCTCCGAGTAGTTGCGGACCGCGCGGTCCATCTCCTCGCCGCTGAAGCGGGCGTTGTAGGTGTCGACCGGCGGGAAGTGCGTGAAGATGCGGGTGCCGTCGATGCCCTCCCACCAGAAGGTGTGGTGGGGGAACTTGTTGGTCTGGTTCCAGGAGATCTTCTGGGTGAGGAACCACTCGTTGCCGGCGAGCTTGGCGAGCTGCGGGTAGGCGGCGGTGTAGCCGAAGGAGTCCGGGAGCCAGACGCCCTTGGTCTCGATGCCGAAGTGCTCGATGAAGAACCGCTTGCCGTGGATGAGCTGGCGGGCCATGGCCTCGCCGCCGGGCAGGTTGCCGTCGGCCTCCACCCACATGCCGCCGACGGGGGCCCACTGGCCCTTCTTCACGGAGTCCTGGATGCGGGCCCAGACGTGCGGGTAGTTGTCGCGCACCCACTCGTACTGCTGGGCCTGCGAGCAGGCGAAGATGAAGTCCTCGTACTCGTCGGCGAGCGCGGTGACGTTGGAGAAGGTGCGGGACGTCTTGCGCTTGGTCTCGCGGATCGGCCAGAGCCAGGCGGAGTCGATGTGGGCGTGGCCGACACCGGAGACGGTGTGTGCGCTGGCGTGCGCGGGCTTGGCCAGGACGGGGGCCAGCACCTCGCGGACGGCGGTGGCGCTGCCGGAGACGTCGTCCAGGTCGAGGGCGTCCATGGCGCGGTCCAGGGCGTGCAGGATCTCGTGGCGGCGGGGCTCGTGGTCGGGGAGGTGGACCATCAGCTCGCGCAGCACCTGGAGGTCCAGGTCGAGGTGGAAGACCTCCTCGTCGAGGACGGCGAGGTCGGCGCGCTGGAAGGTGTAGAGGGGCGCGGAGCCGGCCGTGAGCTTGTCGCCCATCGGCGTGGTCTTCGAGAAGTTGTCCTTGAGGATGTCCGGGTTGGAGGCGGCCTCGACCAGGTAGTCGATCTGCTCGCCGCCGGTCGCCGGGTTGGCGATGGGGACGTACTGGTTGAGGGGGTTGACGGCCTTCAGGGGGCGGCCGTCGGCCAGGTGGACCAGGGCCTCGGCCTGGTTTCCGGGCCAGTCGCCGACGAAGCCGAGGTCGATGACGGCCTCGACGCGCTTCCCGGCCCACTCGGCGGGCACCTGGCCGCGCATCCGGAACCAGGTGGTGCCCCAGGGCGGGCCCCACGGGGTGTTCATCGCGAAGGGCTCGTAGCGGGCCGCCGCGGCCTCCTCGAAGGAGACCGGCTCGCCCGGCGCCTGCCACGCCTCGACCTCGAAGGGGACGGTGGCCGCGTAGATCGCCGGCTTGATGCGCTGGTCGTGCGCGCGCTGGACGCGCTCCTCGATGCGGGTGCGTTCGTCGTGCATGAAAGGTCTCCAGAGAGGGCGGAAGAGCTTCGAGAAAGCGCTTTCCAGGAAGCGGGCGCTACTTAAGGTACGCGAGGCCGGGGTGGACCGCGGTGTAGCCCTCGACCAGCCTGCGGGCGACGCCCACGGAGTCGACCAGGGGGTGCAGGGCGAAGGCCTTGACCGCGGTCGTCCGGGCACCGGACTCGGCGGCCGCGAGCACCTCGCGCTCGACCGCCTTGACCGAGCAGACCAGGCCGGTGGCGTGGTCGGGCAGCGGGGCGACGGCGACCGGGTGGGCGCCGTTGGCGTCGACCAGGCAGGGCACCTCGATCACGGCGTCGTCGTCGAGCACGGAGAGCGTGCGCTGGTTGCGGACGTTGAGGATCAGGGTGGTGCGCTCGTCGCGGGCGATGGCCCGCATCAGGGCGAGGGCGACCTTCTCGTAGCCGCCGGAGAGGTCGTCGGCGTCGCGCTCGCCGGCGCCCGCGGTCTCCCGGTTCTCCGACATGTAGGTGGCCTCGCGCTCGGCGCGGGTGCGGTCCCAGGCGTCCAGGGCCTTCACACCGGGGTCGGCGACCTGGTCGTAGAAGTGCGCCTGCTGGTCGGCGAGGAAGGCGCCGCGGGTCTTCTCGGCCTGCTGGTAGGCGCGGACGGCCTCGCGGTTGAAGTAGTAGTAGTGCAGGTATTCGTTGGGGATCGCGCCCAGGGACTGGAGCCAGTCGACGCCGAAGAGCTTGCCCTCCTCGAAGGAGCCGAGCAGGTCGGGGTCGGCGAGCAGCCGCGGGAGCTCGTCCCGGCCCGCGATCTTCAGGCCGCGGACCCAGCCGAGGTGGTTGAGGCCGACGTAGTCGATCCACGCCTCGTTGGGGTTGGCGCCGAGCACGCGCGCGATGCGGCGGCCGAGGCCGACCGGGGAGTCGCAGATGCCGATGACGCGGTCGCCGAGGTGGCGGGACATGGCCTCGGTGACCAGTCCCGCCGGGTTGGTGAAGTTGATGACCCAGGCGTCCGGGGCGAGCCGGGCCACCCGCCGGGCGATGTCGACGGCGACGGGGACCGTGCGCAGGCCGTAGGCGATGCCGCCCGCGCCGACGGTCTCCTGGCCGAGGACGCCCTCGGCGAGCGCGACCCGCTCGTCGTTGGCGCGGCCCTC
Above is a window of Streptomyces griseorubiginosus DNA encoding:
- a CDS encoding alpha-L-fucosidase, whose product is MAMQPWFTDAKLGIFIHWGIYAVDGVQESWSFYDDIVPHDQYMSQLERFTGAKYDPREWADLFARAGAKYAVLTTRHHDGVALWDTEFGDLNLGKDYVGPYTDALREKGLKVGFYYSHSDWNHPDYASTRKPGRPPEQEDNRYSEVAAEDEDLDAWERFIAYRDGQIRELASRYRPDLMWFDGEWDRSEEQWRIPELAALIRSHVPDVVFNARMLSEGDYATPEQGAPIEPPDGPWELCLTINDSWGYQHHDHNHKSLAQIIRYFTETIGGGGNLLLDVGPMEDGTIPQPQVERLEGLGEWIGKHSEAVYGSRRGLPAGHHYGPSTLSADGRTLYLVLFDAPRAEIGLRGLVTPVRRVTVLGTGTELGHRVVGGLHEAVGIVWIDPPAAADLDPYATVLKVELEGELELYRGSGRF
- a CDS encoding alpha-mannosidase, translated to MHDERTRIEERVQRAHDQRIKPAIYAATVPFEVEAWQAPGEPVSFEEAAAARYEPFAMNTPWGPPWGTTWFRMRGQVPAEWAGKRVEAVIDLGFVGDWPGNQAEALVHLADGRPLKAVNPLNQYVPIANPATGGEQIDYLVEAASNPDILKDNFSKTTPMGDKLTAGSAPLYTFQRADLAVLDEEVFHLDLDLQVLRELMVHLPDHEPRRHEILHALDRAMDALDLDDVSGSATAVREVLAPVLAKPAHASAHTVSGVGHAHIDSAWLWPIRETKRKTSRTFSNVTALADEYEDFIFACSQAQQYEWVRDNYPHVWARIQDSVKKGQWAPVGGMWVEADGNLPGGEAMARQLIHGKRFFIEHFGIETKGVWLPDSFGYTAAYPQLAKLAGNEWFLTQKISWNQTNKFPHHTFWWEGIDGTRIFTHFPPVDTYNARFSGEEMDRAVRNYSEKGGGTRSLAPFGWGDGGGGPTREIMERARRLADLEGSPKVVVEHPDDFFAQARAEYPDAPVWVGELYLELHRATYTSQARTKQGNRRSEHKLREAELWATTAALHAPGYSYPYEKLDRLWKTVLLHQFHDILPGSSIAWVHREAEAEYARVAEELEALTAEAVAALGAGSTRVFNTSPFDRSEVVRTADQAPAYVEVPANGSAPLADAEPAQPVRVSGRVLDNGLVRVSVAEDGTLESVYDVRAGREVLASAGNLLRLHTDLPNYWDAWDIDSHYRNRYTDLLEASSVEVVSEDPLEGAIRVTRSFGKGSTITQTISVRADSPRIDFATEIDWHEAEKILKAAFPVDVRAAHSSAEIQFGHVQRPTHTNTTWESARFEVSGHRWVHVAEPGYGVAVLNDSTYGHDVSRTVREDGGTTTTVRLSLVRAPRIPDPEADQGKHRFTYSLLPGASIEDTVAEGYSLNLPLRVADAAGAPEPVVSVDGENVTVEAVKLADDESGDVVVRLYESGGGRATGVLRTGFPLAGARITDLLERPLEDAPVEDGGVPVALRPFQVLTLRLRRG
- a CDS encoding 6-phospho-beta-glucosidase — its product is MKLTILGGGGFRVPLVYGALLGDRAEGRVTEVVLHDLDARRLSAVTRVLAEQAARVPDAPSVTATTDLDEALRGADFVFSAIRVGGLEGRANDERVALAEGVLGQETVGAGGIAYGLRTVPVAVDIARRVARLAPDAWVINFTNPAGLVTEAMSRHLGDRVIGICDSPVGLGRRIARVLGANPNEAWIDYVGLNHLGWVRGLKIAGRDELPRLLADPDLLGSFEEGKLFGVDWLQSLGAIPNEYLHYYYFNREAVRAYQQAEKTRGAFLADQQAHFYDQVADPGVKALDAWDRTRAEREATYMSENRETAGAGERDADDLSGGYEKVALALMRAIARDERTTLILNVRNQRTLSVLDDDAVIEVPCLVDANGAHPVAVAPLPDHATGLVCSVKAVEREVLAAAESGARTTAVKAFALHPLVDSVGVARRLVEGYTAVHPGLAYLK